In a single window of the Danio aesculapii chromosome 20, fDanAes4.1, whole genome shotgun sequence genome:
- the selp gene encoding P-selectin → MVLLVHMTLFSGCLVFMTGMYNVEAWAYHYNIDSNLDWTAARQWCQTHFTDMVAIQNQAEIAYLNEILPFHRAYYWIGIRKIDGHWTWVGTKKRLVIEAANWATDEPNNQGTGEDCVEIYIKRNKDTAKWNDERCSKKKATVCYLASCTETSCSEHAECVETIGNYTCQCDPGFMGPRCDDVVQCQPVENPQQGIVKCDGVFGVFHFNSSCQFQYATGFNLEGAQRIHCLASGHWNNALPVCHAVKCRPIIDVPRGLTMICTHPLSMNSFNSSCEFECKEGYELNGSKTTWCDHTGHWTDKSPTCTVVTCDPLLAPANSSLTCADPLGKSSFLSSCNVTCDEGHKLTGGATLTCQGDSNWSAPLPKCEVVTCDPLLAPSNSSLTCADPLGKSSFRSSCNVTCDEGHKLRGRATLTCQRDGNWSAPLPICEVVKCDPLKPIPNGSFQCHDSADEFSYGSTCWFKCDYGFVNNGTNSTHCTKQGNWSHISPICHAVQCPPLSDTPKYGSVSCIHPLSTNSYNSSCEFQCEEGLELRGTDSTHCDHTGHWTNTTPICTAVACDPLVTPENGNLTCADPLGNFSFRSSCKVICEEGYKLRGDTMLNCLSNGNWSAPTPAVSLKSFKEFIKCEALESVHHGSVHCHDQLEEFSYGSECWLECEAGFALNGTNSTHCTSQGKWKQTFPVCQSQQCSSLTDPSHGSLTCTHPHGQFSFGTVCEVSCQAGFKLHGTPKLECLKMEKWTDTPPFCLAQECPLLSAPENGWMNCSHPHSLFSYESRCLLGCQTGFELTGEPDMQCSASGNWSQEMPSCAVVHCEHLWLTYLSDLGPPPSMNCSHPHGNFSFGSQCTFWCAKSHELNGTSQLVCTSNGYWTHSPPICVVKEMSVSASMLIYAAVGAVSSAGLLLLGGLMFLLTRQFTKKAHYSLNKSSLEGDLNLAFELN, encoded by the exons ATGGTTTTGTTGGTGCATATGACTCTATTTTCTGGATGCCTGGTATTTATGACTGGAATGTATAATG TCGAGGCCTGGGCTTACCATTACAACATCGACAGTAATTTGGACTGGACAGCAGCTCGTCAGTGGTGTCAAACGCATTTCACAGATATGGTGGCCATCCAAAACCAGGCAGAAATTGCATACCTCAACGAAATTCTCCCTTTCCATCGGGCATACTACTGGATTGGCATTAGGAAGATTGACGGCCATTGGACATGGGTTGGGACCAAAAAGCGCTTGGTCATCGAAGCAGCAAACTGGGCGACAGATGAACCGAATAACCAGGGGACTGGAGAAGACTGTGTGGAGATTTACATCAAGAGGAACAAAGACACAGCCAAGTGGAATGACGAAAGGTGCAGCAAGAAGAAAGCAACTGTGTGTTATTTAg CCTCTTGCACTGAGACGTCCTGCAGTGAGCATGCTGAGTGTGTGGAGACTATTGGAAACTACACATGTCAGTGTGACCCTGGTTTCATGGGCCCACGCTGTGATGATG TTGTCCAGTGCCAGCCTGTTGAAAATCCACAACAGGGTATTGTGAAGTGTGACGGCGTCTTTGGAGTGTTTCATTTTAACTCATCATGCCAGTTCCAATATGCCACTGGGTTCAATCTGGAGGGGGCACAGAGGATACACTGCTTGGCATCAGGACATTGGAATAATGCCCTTCCTGTTTGTCATG CTGTCAAATGTCGGCCAATCATTGATGTCCCTCGTGGTTTGACAATGATCTGTACTCATCCGCTTTCCATGAATAGCTTCAACTCAAGCTGTGAGTTTGAGTGTAAGGAGGGTTATGAGCTCAATGGTTCAAAGACAACCTGGTGTGACCACACTGGCCACTGGACAGACAAATCCCCCACCTGCACAG TGGTGACCTGTGATCCACTCCTGGCCCCTGCAAATAGCAGTTTGACCTGTGCTGATCCACTGGGAAAATCCTCCTTTCTTTCTTCTTGCAATGTTACCTGTGATGAAGGACACAAACTGACAGGAGGAGCCACACTAACTTGTCAGGGAGACAGCAACTGGTCAGCACCGCTGCCTAAATGTGAAG TGGTGACCTGTGATCCCCTCCTGGCCCCTTCAAATAGCAGTTTGACATGTGCTGATCCACTGGGAAAATCCTCCTTCCGTTCTTCTTGCAATGTTACCTGTGATGAGGGACACAAACTGAGAGGAAGAGCTACACTAACTTGTCAGAGAGACGGCAACTGGTCAGCACCGTTGCCTATATGTGAAG TGGTAAAGTGTGACCCACTGAAACCCATCCCGAACGGCTCCTTCCAATGTCATGACTCTGCTGATGAGTTTTCTTATGGCTCCACTTGTTGGTTTAAATGTGATTATGGTTTTGTCAACAATGGTACAAATTCAACTCACTGCACCAAACAGGGGAACTGGAGTCATATATCACCTATTTGCCATG CTGTACAGTGTCCTCCCCTCTCTGATACGCCAAAATATGGAAGTGTGAGCTGTATTCACCCCCTGTCCACCAATAGCTACAACTCCAGCTGTGAGTTTCAGTGTGAGGAGGGTTTGGAGCTCAGAGGCACAGATTCCACTCATTGTGATCACACTGGGCACTGGACAAACACAACACCTATTTGTACAG CTGTTGCTTGTGACCCTCTCGTCACCCCTGAAAATGGCAACCTGACCTGTGCCGATCCATTGGGGAATTTCTCTTTTCGTTCTTCTTGTAAGGTTATTTGTGAGGAGGGATACAAACTCAGAGGAGATACAATGCTCAACTGTCTGAGTAATGGCAACTGGTCAGCACCAACACCTGCAGTgtctttaaaatcatttaaagagt TCATAAAATGTGAAGCTCTGGAGTCTGTCCATCATGGTTCTGTACACTGTCATGACCAGCTGGAGGAGTTCAGCTATGGCTCTGAGTGCTGGCTTGAGTGTGAAGCTGGATTTGCTTTGAATGGAACTAATTCCACTCACTGCACCTCTCAAGGGAAATGGAAGCAAACGTTTCCTGTCTGTCAAT CACAGCAGTGCAGCTCATTAACTGACCCCTCTCATGGTAGTTTAACCTGCACACATCCCCATGGCCAGTTCAGCTTTGGTACAGTGTGTGAAGTGAGCTGTCAGGCAGGCTTCAAACTGCACGGCACACCCAAGCTGGAGTGCTTGAAGATGGAGAAGTGGACAGACACCCCACCCTTCTGCTTGG CTCAAGAGTGCCCTCTTTTGAGCGCTCCAGAAAATGGCTGGATGAATTGCTCTCATCCTCACTCTCTGTTTAGCTATGAATCCCGGTGCCTTCTGGGATGTCAGACTGGCTTTGAGTTAACAGGAGAGCCAGATATGCAGTGCTCAGCTTCTGGGAACTGGAGTCAGGAGATGCCTTCGTGTGCTG TTGTTCATTGTGAACACCTCTGGCTCACTTATCTTTCTGATCTGGGACCTCCACCCTCAATGAACTGTTCCCACCCCCATGGAAACTTCAGCTTTGGATCTCAGTGTACGTTCTGGTGTGCAAAAAGTCATGAGCTCAATGGAACCAGTCAGCTTGTCTGCACCTCCAATGGGTACTGGACCCATTCACCACCCATTTGTGTTG TAAAGGAGATGTCAGTGAGTGCCAGTATGCTGATATATGCTGCTGTGGGAGCTGTTTCTTCAGCTGGTCTACTTTTACTGGGAGGACTCATGTTTTTGTTGACTCGCCAATTCACCAAAAAGG ctcATTACAGTCTGAATAAATCCTCGTTGGAAGGAGATTTGAACCTGGCATTCGAATTAAATTGA
- the LOC130247509 gene encoding P-selectin-like, translating to MTEGGVKIRAIFVHIGVLMPLWMIMVHVEGWKYVTHSEKMTWNDSRKWCQTHHTDIVMVHNENVTNVLKTELPNLNSAPYYWIGMKKINDTWMWVANGQAADYINWAETEPNNRLSEENCVEMYITSLNKSGKWNDDSCSNSKYPVCHKAQCPNITCGDRKVCVEKVNNFSCVCKPGFLGPQCNTVVSCPQLSTPAKSWMQCSGLYGNYSLDSKCKFSCAAGYKLKGTAELNCNSSGAWNAPLPSCAAECFPLLLFGGRLINCTEAHDSSRSACTMQCPPGHLLLGFAQFSYRADGTWESAYPIMCANYIHFLIALLAFAVISMFCGYLCGCCICKKSKEVISSTQQETINPAYEAEPPPLEGPLCSA from the exons ATG ACTGAAGGTGGTGTAAAAATTAGAGCTATATTTGTGCACATAGGAGTTTTGATGCCTCTCTGGATGATAATGG TCCATGTCGAAGGATGGAAATATGTCACGCATTCTGAAAAAATGACCTGGAATGATTCAAGAAAGTGGTGTCAAACTCATCACACCGACATTGTGATGGTCCACAATGAAAATGTGACAAATGTTCTGAAAACAGAGCTGCCAAATCTAAACTCTGCTCCTTACTACTGGATTGGAATGAAAAAGATCAATGACACTTGGATGTGGGTTGCCAATGGACAGGCTGCAGACTATATAAACTGGGCAGAAACAGAGCCCAATAATCGACTGTCTGAAGAAAACTGTGTAGAAATGTACATTACCAGCTTAAACAAAAGTGGAAAGTGGAACGATGATAGCTGCAGTAACTCAAAATACCCTGTGTGTCACAAAG cACAATGTCCTAACATAACATGCGGTGATAGAAAAGTCTGTGTAGAAAAAGTCAAcaacttcagctgtgtgtgtaaaccaggTTTCTTGGGGCCCCAATGCAACACAG ttgTTTCATGTCCGCAGCTCTCCACACCAGCCAAAAGCTGGATGCAGTGCTCTGGACTGTATGGGAATTATTCCCTTGACTCAAAATGTAAATTCTCCTGTGCTGCTGGTTATAAACTGAAAGGCACAGCTGAGCTCAACTGCAATTCCTCAGGTGCATGGAACGCACCTCTACCTTCCTGTGCCG CAGAGTGTTTTCCCCTTCTATTGTTTGGAGGTAGACTGATAAACTGCACTGAAGCACATGACAGCTCTAGGTCTGCCTGTACAATGCAGTGTCCCCCTGGTCATCTGCTGCTGGGTTTTGCTCAGTTTTCCTACAGAGCTGACGGCACATGGGAATCTGCATATCCAATAATGTGTGCAA ACTATATCCATTTTCTAATTGCACTTTTGGCATTTGCTGTCATCTCAATGTTTTGTGGTTATTTATGTGGTTGCTGCATCTGCAAAAAGA GTAAAGAGGTAATATCAAG CACACAACAGGAGACTATAAATCCAGCATATGAAGCAGAACCTCCACCACTAGAGGGTCCTCTATGTTCAGCATAA